A window of the Polaribacter batillariae genome harbors these coding sequences:
- a CDS encoding GLPGLI family protein: MKSILTTLTIMVAFALNAQNFQGKAVYKTSEKSNFEIKDAKGVDDKMQEALRKRLEKMNQKTYILNFDKNVSTYKEEAKLDAPKPQIGGANIRVITFGGPGASDVYFKNLKENRYFNQTEIQGKRFLIKDQLPKYDWKLSSETKNIGTYTCYKATFSEEIESKNITFKDGESVEEVKKETVVTTAWYTPQIPLSNGPANYQGLPGLILEVNDGTRIIVCTEIILNPKEKITIEKPKKGKVVSQEKFNKIQKQKTDEMMEKIKGRNGLDLGNGVNVKFGG; encoded by the coding sequence ATGAAATCAATTTTAACAACACTAACAATAATGGTTGCATTTGCGTTAAATGCACAAAATTTTCAAGGAAAAGCTGTTTATAAAACGAGTGAAAAAAGCAATTTCGAAATAAAAGATGCCAAAGGCGTAGATGATAAAATGCAAGAAGCACTAAGAAAACGCTTGGAAAAAATGAACCAAAAAACCTACATTTTAAATTTCGACAAAAATGTATCAACTTATAAAGAAGAAGCAAAGCTAGATGCACCAAAACCGCAAATTGGAGGAGCAAATATTAGAGTTATTACTTTTGGTGGTCCTGGAGCATCTGATGTTTATTTTAAAAATCTAAAAGAGAATCGCTATTTCAATCAAACAGAAATTCAAGGAAAACGGTTTTTAATAAAAGACCAATTACCAAAATACGATTGGAAATTGTCTTCCGAAACTAAAAATATTGGAACATATACCTGCTATAAAGCAACTTTTTCTGAAGAAATAGAAAGTAAAAACATTACGTTTAAAGATGGAGAATCTGTAGAAGAGGTTAAAAAAGAAACAGTGGTAACTACTGCTTGGTACACACCTCAAATTCCTTTAAGTAACGGACCTGCAAATTACCAAGGCTTACCAGGCTTAATTTTAGAAGTAAACGACGGAACAAGAATAATTGTTTGCACAGAAATTATATTAAATCCAAAAGAAAAAATCACCATAGAAAAGCCTAAAAAAGGAAAAGTAGTTTCACAAGAGAAATTTAATAAAATTCAAAAACAAAAAACAGATGAAATGATGGAGAAGATAAAAGGTAGAAATGGTTTGGATTTAGGAAATGGGGTAAATGTTAAATTTGGAGGCTAA
- the dnaE gene encoding DNA polymerase III subunit alpha: MYLIFDTETTGLPKSWNAPITDTDNWPRCVQIAWQLHDGMGNVLEHNDFLIKPEGYNIPYDAERIHGISTELAEEKGIDLDEGLRLFNKALGKTKFIVGQNLQFDIHIMGCEFHRLGIENNLTSLPVLDTCTEKTATLCQIPGGRGGKFKLPTLTELHNYLFGVDFNEAHNATADVEATTRCFLELIRLREFTKEELDVDENYFKNFSEANPKPIQVIGLKHINLKQESDKIRQRLEKLKDTADTKSTSAGLAKLKDVKFAHLHNHTQFSVLQSTMQIGNIVKAAAKDNMPAIAMTDTANMMASFHFVSAILNHNKTTENPIKPIIGCEFNVCEDHKNKTVKDNGYQIVLLAKNKNGYHNLAKMSSIAFVDGFYYVPRIDKEVVKKYKEDIIVLTGNLYGEVPSKILNLGEKQAEEALLWWKEEFKDDLYIELMRHNQQDETIVNETLLKFSSAHDIKIVATNNTFYLEKKDANAHDILLCVKDGEKQATPKGKGRGYRYGLPNEEYYFKSSDEMKALFADLPEAIINIQEIVDKIEIFTLARDVLLPAFDIPEEFIDEKDKEDGGKRGENNFLRHLTYEGAKKRYGEITESIKERLDFELSVIEKTGYPGYFLIVEDFIREARNMGVAVGPGRGSAAGSVVAYCLWITNIDPIKYDLLFERFLNPERISMPDIDIDFDDEGRSKVMDYVIDKYGANQVAQIITYGTMAAKSSIRDTARVLDLPLFEADRIAKLIPGIKLKNIFGDDAKSKSKVEGLRAEEKQLVEELRHMSFGNDLVSETINKATILEGSVRNTGIHACGVIITPGDITDYVPVALAKDSDMYVTQFDNSVVESAGLLKMDFLGLKTLTLIKDTVKIVKAKHGIELDPETFPLDDKKTYELFQRGETVGIFQYESPGMQKHMRSLKPTVFADLIAMNALYRPGPMEYIPSFINRKHGTEDIEYDLPAMEEYLAETYGITVYQEQVMLLSQKLANFTKGEADVLRKAMGKKQIAVLDKMKPKFVEQAAANGHDPKKLEKIWKDWEAFASYAFNKSHSTCYAWIAYQTAYLKAHYPAEYMASVLSNNMKDIKAVSFFMEECKRMGLQVLGPDLNESYLKFSVNKEGAVRFGMAAVKGVGAAAVRAIIKEREENGNYTSIFDLAKRVDLRAANKKSFDSLVKAGAFDSFTNTHRAQYFAKDEKGITFLERAMKFGSKFQENANSAQVSMFGETSTVQFPEPEIPQCESWGTMELLSQEKEVIGIYISAHPLDDFKNEMKFCNAALKYFKEDLAKYVNMNLAFAAIVTDVQHRVSKAGKGWAMFTMEDYGDSHEFRIFGEDYLRMKHFLVPNSFLFVRCTIQPGWTNKEGVTGEPRLKFTEMKLLHDIMDELCKKVTIQLPIEEINANTILNLESILKNSPGKQSLNFTVWDEKEKLEVSLPSRNTKIHITNELLATLETQQIQFKLN, from the coding sequence ATGTACTTAATTTTCGATACAGAAACCACGGGTTTACCTAAAAGTTGGAATGCCCCAATAACAGATACAGACAACTGGCCAAGGTGTGTGCAAATTGCGTGGCAATTGCACGATGGTATGGGAAATGTATTAGAACATAACGATTTTTTAATAAAGCCAGAAGGCTATAACATTCCTTACGATGCAGAGAGAATTCATGGAATTTCTACAGAATTAGCAGAAGAAAAAGGAATCGATTTAGACGAAGGTTTGCGATTATTTAATAAAGCTCTAGGAAAAACAAAATTTATTGTTGGGCAGAACTTACAATTTGATATTCATATTATGGGATGCGAATTCCATAGATTAGGTATCGAAAACAACCTTACTTCTCTTCCTGTTTTAGATACATGTACAGAAAAAACAGCAACACTGTGTCAAATTCCTGGTGGTCGTGGAGGAAAATTTAAATTGCCTACTTTAACAGAATTGCATAATTATTTATTTGGCGTCGATTTTAACGAAGCACACAATGCAACTGCAGATGTTGAAGCAACAACACGTTGTTTTTTAGAATTGATTCGTTTACGAGAATTTACCAAAGAAGAGTTAGATGTAGATGAAAATTATTTTAAAAACTTTTCGGAAGCAAATCCAAAACCAATTCAGGTTATTGGCTTAAAACACATCAACCTAAAACAAGAAAGCGATAAAATTCGCCAACGTCTCGAAAAATTAAAAGACACTGCAGATACAAAATCGACTTCTGCTGGTTTGGCCAAATTAAAAGATGTAAAATTTGCACATTTACACAATCACACACAGTTTTCTGTTTTACAATCTACCATGCAAATAGGCAACATTGTAAAAGCCGCTGCCAAAGACAATATGCCAGCCATTGCAATGACAGATACTGCAAATATGATGGCCTCTTTTCACTTTGTAAGCGCTATTTTAAATCATAATAAAACTACAGAAAACCCAATAAAACCAATTATTGGGTGTGAATTTAACGTTTGCGAAGACCATAAAAACAAAACAGTTAAAGACAATGGTTACCAGATTGTTTTGTTAGCAAAAAATAAAAACGGCTATCATAATTTAGCAAAAATGTCTTCCATCGCTTTTGTAGATGGTTTTTATTACGTTCCAAGAATCGACAAAGAAGTTGTAAAAAAATACAAAGAAGATATTATTGTTTTAACAGGAAATTTATATGGTGAAGTACCTAGTAAAATTCTAAATCTCGGAGAAAAACAAGCAGAAGAAGCATTGCTTTGGTGGAAAGAGGAATTTAAAGACGATTTATACATCGAGTTGATGCGCCATAACCAACAAGATGAAACCATTGTAAACGAAACTTTGTTAAAGTTTTCTAGCGCCCACGATATTAAAATTGTTGCCACAAACAACACCTTTTATTTAGAAAAAAAAGATGCAAATGCCCACGATATTTTACTCTGTGTAAAAGATGGCGAAAAACAAGCAACACCTAAAGGAAAAGGTCGCGGGTATAGATATGGTTTGCCAAATGAGGAGTATTATTTTAAATCTTCGGATGAAATGAAAGCCCTATTTGCAGATTTACCAGAAGCGATTATCAACATTCAAGAAATTGTAGATAAAATCGAAATTTTTACACTAGCAAGAGATGTTTTGTTACCAGCTTTTGATATTCCTGAAGAATTTATCGACGAAAAAGACAAAGAAGATGGAGGAAAACGTGGAGAAAATAATTTCTTACGCCATTTAACTTACGAAGGTGCAAAAAAACGCTATGGAGAAATCACAGAATCTATTAAAGAACGTTTAGATTTTGAGCTTTCTGTAATTGAAAAAACAGGATATCCAGGTTATTTTTTAATTGTTGAAGATTTTATACGCGAAGCCAGAAACATGGGGGTTGCAGTAGGCCCAGGGCGTGGTTCTGCAGCAGGTTCTGTAGTTGCCTATTGTTTGTGGATTACCAATATCGACCCAATTAAATACGATTTACTTTTTGAGCGTTTCTTAAATCCAGAACGTATTTCGATGCCAGATATCGATATCGATTTTGATGATGAAGGACGAAGTAAAGTGATGGATTATGTAATTGATAAATACGGTGCTAATCAAGTAGCACAAATTATAACGTATGGAACCATGGCTGCAAAATCTTCCATTCGAGACACTGCCAGAGTTTTAGATTTACCGCTTTTTGAAGCCGATAGAATTGCTAAATTAATTCCTGGAATTAAACTAAAAAATATTTTTGGTGATGATGCTAAAAGTAAAAGTAAAGTAGAAGGTTTAAGAGCTGAAGAAAAACAACTGGTTGAAGAATTAAGACACATGTCTTTTGGAAACGATTTGGTTTCAGAAACCATTAATAAAGCCACCATTTTAGAAGGTTCTGTTAGAAATACTGGAATACATGCTTGTGGTGTAATTATTACACCTGGAGATATTACAGATTACGTTCCTGTTGCTTTAGCAAAAGATTCAGACATGTATGTTACCCAGTTCGATAACTCTGTAGTAGAATCTGCAGGTTTATTAAAAATGGACTTTTTAGGGCTAAAAACATTAACTTTAATTAAAGACACTGTAAAAATTGTAAAAGCAAAACATGGTATAGAATTAGACCCAGAAACGTTTCCTTTAGATGATAAAAAAACCTATGAATTGTTTCAAAGAGGAGAAACTGTAGGTATTTTTCAATACGAATCTCCAGGAATGCAAAAACACATGCGTTCTTTAAAACCAACCGTTTTTGCAGATTTAATTGCCATGAACGCCCTGTACAGACCTGGACCTATGGAATACATCCCTAGTTTTATCAACAGAAAACACGGTACAGAAGATATTGAGTACGATTTACCTGCCATGGAAGAATATTTGGCAGAAACTTACGGAATTACCGTCTATCAAGAGCAAGTAATGTTACTCTCGCAAAAGTTGGCAAATTTTACCAAAGGTGAAGCCGACGTTTTACGAAAAGCAATGGGTAAAAAACAAATAGCGGTTTTAGATAAAATGAAACCAAAATTTGTAGAACAAGCCGCAGCAAATGGCCATGACCCAAAAAAATTAGAAAAAATCTGGAAAGATTGGGAAGCCTTTGCAAGTTACGCTTTTAACAAATCGCACTCTACTTGCTATGCATGGATTGCTTACCAAACTGCCTATTTAAAAGCACATTATCCTGCAGAATATATGGCTTCTGTACTTTCTAATAATATGAAAGATATTAAAGCCGTTTCTTTTTTTATGGAAGAGTGTAAACGAATGGGATTGCAAGTTTTAGGTCCCGATTTAAATGAATCTTACCTAAAATTCTCTGTAAACAAAGAAGGTGCTGTTCGTTTTGGAATGGCTGCTGTAAAAGGTGTTGGAGCTGCAGCAGTAAGAGCCATTATTAAAGAAAGAGAAGAAAACGGAAATTATACTTCTATTTTCGATTTGGCAAAGCGTGTAGATTTGCGAGCCGCCAATAAAAAATCGTTTGATAGCTTGGTAAAAGCAGGCGCTTTCGATTCTTTTACAAATACACACAGAGCACAATATTTTGCAAAAGACGAAAAAGGAATTACCTTCTTAGAACGTGCTATGAAATTTGGAAGCAAATTTCAAGAAAATGCAAATTCTGCACAAGTTTCTATGTTTGGTGAAACTTCTACTGTACAATTTCCAGAACCAGAAATTCCACAATGCGAAAGTTGGGGAACCATGGAATTATTATCACAAGAAAAAGAAGTGATTGGAATTTATATTTCTGCACATCCTTTAGATGATTTTAAAAATGAAATGAAATTTTGCAACGCTGCTTTAAAATATTTTAAAGAAGATTTGGCAAAATATGTAAACATGAATTTAGCATTTGCCGCCATTGTTACAGATGTACAGCATCGAGTTTCTAAAGCTGGTAAAGGTTGGGCAATGTTTACGATGGAAGATTATGGCGATAGCCACGAATTTCGAATTTTTGGTGAAGATTATTTAAGAATGAAACACTTTTTAGTGCCCAATTCTTTCTTGTTTGTGCGATGTACAATTCAACCAGGTTGGACAAATAAAGAAGGTGTTACAGGAGAACCAAGGTTAAAATTTACAGAAATGAAGCTTCTTCATGACATTATGGACGAGCTTTGTAAAAAAGTAACCATACAACTTCCTATAGAAGAAATTAATGCCAATACCATTTTAAATTTAGAGTCTATTTTAAAAAATTCGCCAGGAAAACAAAGTTTGAATTTTACAGTTTGGGACGAAAAAGAGAAATTAGAAGTAAGTTTGCCAAGTAGAAACACAAAAATTCATATTACAAACGAGTTATTGGCGACTTTAGAGACGCAACAGATACAATTTAAGTTGAATTAG
- a CDS encoding GLPGLI family protein yields MKPLFTVLIALVTVTTFAQKDFQGKATYMSKTTMDMSRFGDRFNKMSEAQKKQMAARMKSFLEKTFILTFDKSSSIYKEDEKLAAPTAGGGRGWGSMTGSGVKYKNTKDLVALESIEFFGKKFLISDEMKRPEWELGSETKKIGEYVCYKATLTKDVDPTDWTNMRRRRNNDDNKKKDETKKDTTNVVKISDEIEMPKQITVTAWYTPQIPISNGPGEYWGLPGLILELNSGRTTILCTEIVINPEDKVTIEAPSKGTEVTREEYNQIITKKMEEMREMYRNRRRRN; encoded by the coding sequence ATGAAACCACTATTTACAGTATTAATCGCATTAGTAACAGTAACAACCTTTGCTCAAAAAGATTTTCAAGGAAAAGCCACTTACATGTCTAAAACAACTATGGATATGAGTAGGTTTGGAGATCGTTTTAATAAAATGTCAGAAGCTCAAAAGAAGCAAATGGCAGCAAGAATGAAATCTTTTCTCGAAAAGACCTTTATTTTAACATTCGATAAATCTTCCTCGATTTATAAAGAAGACGAAAAATTAGCTGCCCCAACTGCTGGTGGAGGCAGAGGCTGGGGAAGCATGACAGGTAGTGGAGTAAAATATAAAAACACCAAAGATTTAGTAGCATTAGAATCGATTGAGTTTTTTGGTAAAAAGTTCTTAATTTCCGATGAGATGAAAAGACCAGAATGGGAATTAGGTAGCGAAACCAAAAAAATTGGAGAATACGTTTGTTACAAAGCAACCCTTACAAAAGACGTAGATCCAACAGATTGGACCAACATGAGAAGAAGAAGAAATAACGATGATAACAAAAAGAAAGACGAAACAAAAAAAGACACAACCAATGTTGTAAAAATTTCTGATGAAATAGAAATGCCAAAACAAATTACAGTTACAGCATGGTACACTCCACAAATTCCAATTAGTAATGGTCCTGGCGAATATTGGGGGTTGCCTGGTTTAATTTTAGAATTAAACTCCGGAAGAACTACAATATTATGTACCGAAATTGTTATAAATCCAGAAGATAAAGTAACAATAGAAGCACCTAGTAAAGGAACAGAAGTAACTAGAGAAGAGTACAACCAAATTATTACGAAGAAAATGGAAGAAATGAGAGAAATGTATAGAAATCGAAGAAGAAGAAACTAA
- a CDS encoding ferritin-like domain-containing protein → MKYTEKVSNKLNELLEKNYDAEKGYLNSADNVDSSKLKIFFKNRASERSMFAKELRTEILSYGQIPEDNGSFKGTMHRNWMSLKSLFSSNDEEAILEEALRGEKASLEEYDEILKEDSFAPSTRKMLENQRQQIQAAINSLKLEEHLAS, encoded by the coding sequence ATGAAGTACACAGAAAAAGTTTCGAACAAGTTAAACGAATTATTAGAAAAGAATTACGATGCAGAAAAAGGATACCTAAATTCTGCAGATAATGTAGATAGTTCTAAATTAAAAATCTTTTTTAAAAACAGGGCTTCAGAAAGAAGTATGTTTGCAAAAGAATTAAGAACAGAAATTTTATCTTATGGGCAAATTCCAGAAGACAATGGTTCTTTTAAAGGAACAATGCACAGAAACTGGATGTCTTTAAAATCTTTATTTAGTTCTAATGACGAAGAAGCAATTTTAGAAGAAGCATTAAGAGGAGAAAAAGCAAGTTTAGAAGAGTATGACGAAATCTTAAAAGAAGATTCTTTTGCGCCATCAACAAGAAAAATGCTAGAAAATCAAAGACAGCAAATTCAAGCGGCTATTAATTCTTTAAAATTAGAAGAACATTTAGCTTCGTAA
- the gldA gene encoding gliding motility-associated ABC transporter ATP-binding subunit GldA: protein MSIKVSSVSKIYKTQKALNTISFSAEKGQIIGFLGPNGAGKSTMMKILTGFIKPNEGKVYVDEINVLENPLEAQKTIGYLPEHNPLYLDMYVREYLQFLASIFQVDKNQIETCIEKVGLIAEAHKKINQLSKGYQQRVGLAAAILHNPNILILDEPTTGLDPNQLIEIRALIKELGKDKTVLFSTHIMQEVEAVCDRVIIIKKGELIIDKKIAELQKNQQQIIKVIFNTKVDKVLINQLENLVSSINIGKNTWQLTFNSDEDMRSKIFDFAQENSLKILELSSKNKTLESLFTELTSD, encoded by the coding sequence ATGTCTATAAAAGTTTCTTCTGTTTCCAAAATTTATAAAACTCAAAAAGCCCTTAATACTATTTCGTTTTCTGCTGAAAAAGGACAAATTATTGGTTTTTTAGGACCCAATGGAGCAGGGAAATCTACCATGATGAAAATCTTAACCGGTTTTATAAAACCCAATGAAGGTAAAGTTTATGTTGATGAAATAAATGTTTTAGAAAACCCATTAGAAGCCCAAAAAACAATTGGCTATTTACCAGAACACAATCCTTTGTATTTAGATATGTATGTGCGTGAATATTTACAGTTTCTGGCATCAATATTTCAGGTCGATAAAAACCAAATAGAAACTTGTATCGAAAAAGTGGGTTTAATTGCAGAAGCTCATAAGAAAATAAATCAACTTTCTAAAGGATATCAACAAAGAGTGGGTTTGGCGGCAGCTATTTTACACAATCCCAATATTTTAATTTTAGATGAGCCTACAACAGGTTTAGATCCAAATCAGTTAATAGAAATTAGAGCATTAATTAAAGAATTAGGAAAAGACAAAACCGTATTGTTTTCTACACATATTATGCAAGAAGTAGAAGCCGTTTGCGATCGAGTAATCATTATAAAAAAAGGAGAACTCATTATAGATAAAAAGATAGCTGAACTTCAAAAGAACCAGCAACAAATCATAAAAGTTATTTTTAATACAAAGGTTGATAAGGTTTTAATCAATCAATTAGAAAATTTAGTTTCATCCATAAATATCGGTAAAAATACTTGGCAACTTACCTTTAATTCTGATGAAGATATGCGTTCTAAAATATTTGATTTTGCACAAGAAAATAGCTTAAAAATTCTTGAATTAAGTTCAAAAAACAAAACATTAGAAAGTTTATTTACAGAGTTAACTTCCGATTAA
- a CDS encoding carboxypeptidase-like regulatory domain-containing protein, translating to MKKLLLLAIFMVSFITTAQVKLTGVVKDSIGTPLEMANVLAINKTTKKMASYGFTDAKGNYKLDLDKNSTFDVKISYIGMKTSEFEITTKTENLVKNITLFEDNSLDEITIVSKMPVTIKGDTIVYNADSFKNGSERKLEDVLEKLPGVEINDAGQIEVEGKVVEKITVDGKEFFSGDTKLASKNIPSNAVDKIQVLRNYGDVNQLRGVQNNQDRVAINIKLKEGKKNFWFGDVTAGAGSAPDETLYLFQPKLFYYSPKYTVNVIGDINNLGDVVLNRSDLRSFGSNFRSQSPSNGTNISIASAGIGFLTAGGRNANKINTKLSALNLSYSPNKKLDLSGFLIFSSNSNEQRNIRDIDYVDPSTPDDFVDNITNQTSNSGLFRFSSIYRKNINNQLNYNVSGRFSNEFKTESADSRVLSDITERERATPYTINQDFSYFYTANENNIFALEVKHLLQDEDPFYVASLENDPNNNDDADNDGFDDAAESLGLDRSNLFYNLEQDRKVKSNQLDAKLDYYHILNSKSNLNFVAGTILSKQNFNSRFFQILDNGNEFTPNPTINGIPDPQTTNDTEYNFTDIYAGVRYRLKAGIFTITPGVTVHSYNSNNTQYGTEYFKDKFLEVLPEFEAIAQFKRSESLTFTYKKEINFTDVNQIARGIVANNYNSFFAGNANLVNASRHNASLFYRSFNLFNNTNVFARVSYNKTANQVNRNTIFEPGSVVSSSTNLNSPFDNESIFAFANAGKRFGKIQTSIGANYSFSKTYQFINTLENTNESLNRGLNARIGTNFRKAPNVTLRYRVNFSDQDNTARPAVVKSVTHAPSIDFDAYIWDSVTLTSDFTFNEVRQGGSKQSSFNIWNAKLAYRKDKDAKWEYELVGNNLLGTGSETSVNQGLFSFTVNERFILPRFVSFRVRYQL from the coding sequence ATGAAAAAATTACTACTATTGGCCATTTTTATGGTTTCATTTATAACAACTGCACAAGTAAAACTTACAGGAGTTGTTAAAGACAGTATTGGAACACCTTTAGAAATGGCAAATGTTTTAGCGATTAATAAAACAACCAAAAAAATGGCTTCTTACGGTTTTACAGATGCCAAAGGAAATTATAAATTAGATTTAGACAAAAACAGCACATTCGATGTAAAAATAAGTTACATTGGAATGAAAACATCTGAATTTGAGATAACCACAAAAACTGAAAATCTTGTAAAAAATATTACACTGTTTGAAGATAATTCTTTAGATGAAATTACCATCGTTTCTAAAATGCCAGTAACCATTAAAGGAGATACCATTGTTTACAATGCAGATTCTTTTAAAAACGGTTCCGAAAGAAAATTAGAAGACGTTCTAGAAAAATTACCAGGGGTAGAAATTAATGACGCGGGTCAAATAGAAGTAGAAGGCAAGGTTGTAGAAAAAATTACAGTAGATGGAAAAGAGTTTTTTAGTGGAGATACCAAATTAGCTTCAAAAAACATACCTTCGAATGCTGTAGATAAAATTCAAGTTTTAAGAAACTACGGAGATGTAAATCAGCTAAGAGGCGTACAAAACAACCAAGATCGAGTGGCAATTAATATTAAATTAAAAGAAGGTAAAAAGAACTTTTGGTTTGGAGATGTTACTGCTGGAGCTGGTAGTGCACCAGACGAAACCTTGTATTTATTTCAACCCAAATTGTTTTACTATTCTCCAAAATATACCGTAAATGTAATTGGAGACATAAACAACTTAGGAGACGTTGTTTTAAATAGAAGCGATTTAAGAAGTTTCGGGTCTAACTTTAGAAGCCAAAGCCCCTCTAATGGAACAAACATTAGCATTGCAAGTGCAGGAATTGGTTTTTTAACCGCGGGTGGAAGAAATGCGAATAAAATAAACACGAAATTATCTGCTTTAAACCTTAGTTATTCGCCGAATAAAAAATTAGACTTAAGTGGGTTTTTAATTTTTTCTAGCAATAGTAATGAACAAAGAAATATTAGAGATATCGATTATGTAGATCCTAGCACTCCAGACGATTTTGTAGATAATATTACCAATCAAACAAGTAATTCTGGGTTGTTTCGTTTTAGTTCAATTTATAGGAAAAACATAAACAATCAATTAAATTACAATGTATCTGGTCGTTTTTCTAACGAATTTAAAACAGAAAGTGCAGACTCTCGTGTTTTAAGTGATATTACAGAAAGAGAAAGAGCGACACCTTATACGATAAACCAAGATTTTAGTTACTTCTACACTGCAAACGAAAATAATATTTTCGCTTTAGAAGTAAAACATTTATTACAAGACGAAGATCCTTTTTATGTAGCTTCATTGGAAAATGATCCTAATAACAACGATGACGCTGATAACGATGGTTTTGATGATGCAGCAGAGAGTTTAGGCTTAGATAGATCTAATTTATTCTATAATTTAGAACAAGATAGAAAAGTAAAATCAAACCAACTAGATGCAAAATTAGATTATTACCATATCTTAAACTCAAAAAGTAATTTAAACTTTGTAGCTGGAACTATTTTAAGCAAGCAAAATTTTAATTCTAGGTTTTTCCAAATTTTAGATAATGGAAATGAGTTTACTCCAAATCCAACAATCAACGGCATTCCAGATCCACAAACCACAAACGATACAGAATATAACTTTACAGATATTTATGCAGGAGTTAGATATCGTTTAAAAGCAGGTATTTTTACAATTACTCCAGGAGTTACTGTACATTCTTATAATTCGAACAATACACAATATGGTACAGAATATTTCAAAGATAAATTTCTAGAAGTATTACCAGAGTTTGAAGCAATTGCACAATTTAAAAGAAGCGAAAGTTTAACTTTTACGTACAAAAAAGAGATAAATTTTACAGATGTGAATCAAATCGCAAGAGGTATTGTAGCAAATAATTACAATTCTTTCTTTGCAGGCAACGCAAATTTAGTAAATGCAAGCAGACATAATGCATCACTTTTTTACAGAAGTTTTAATTTATTTAACAATACAAACGTATTTGCAAGAGTAAGTTATAATAAAACTGCAAATCAGGTAAATAGAAACACAATTTTCGAGCCAGGTTCTGTAGTTTCAAGTTCTACAAATTTAAATTCACCCTTCGATAACGAAAGTATTTTTGCTTTTGCCAATGCAGGAAAACGATTTGGTAAAATTCAAACTTCTATTGGAGCTAATTATTCATTCAGTAAAACTTACCAATTTATTAATACTTTAGAGAACACGAACGAGAGCTTAAATAGAGGGCTAAATGCAAGAATAGGTACTAATTTTAGAAAAGCACCAAACGTTACTTTACGTTATAGAGTTAATTTTTCAGATCAAGACAATACTGCAAGACCAGCAGTTGTAAAATCTGTAACACATGCACCTTCTATAGATTTCGATGCTTATATTTGGGATTCTGTAACACTAACTTCAGATTTTACTTTTAACGAAGTAAGACAAGGAGGAAGCAAGCAAAGTTCATTTAATATTTGGAATGCAAAATTAGCCTACAGAAAAGACAAAGATGCAAAATGGGAATATGAATTGGTAGGGAATAACTTATTAGGTACAGGTTCAGAAACTTCTGTAAACCAAGGTCTTTTTTCATTTACAGTAAACGAAAGATTTATTTTACCAAGATTTGTAAGCTTTAGAGTAAGATATCAATTGTAA